The following are from one region of the Nicotiana tomentosiformis chromosome 7, ASM39032v3, whole genome shotgun sequence genome:
- the LOC104093894 gene encoding ATP-dependent zinc metalloprotease FTSH 10, mitochondrial-like, with product MMLSRIGRSLSKSSRSNIHKGLVYGGGYGVRSAVLDEVATRGACITRVDGGLRFVRTYLTSIGSGKQGLSKANLSELDSVFANHRLRRFFCSEGPKRRNYENYYPKDRKEVPKGNNQKAESGKEEGAGEQGNPQENFVKLNYNLLTPLLFIGFILSSILLSPREQQEISFQEFKNKLLEAGLVDRIVVSNKSVAKVYVRSSAPGPIQIGNDTIQGPTTGRNDTRNASHFKYYFNIGSVESFEEKLEEAQEALGIDPHNYVPVTYVDELNWFQEVMRFGPTVLILAVLYFMGRRVQGGIGVGGPGGKGARGIFNIGKAHFTKMDKNAKNKVFFKDVAGCDEAKQEIMEFVHFLKNPKKYEQLGAKIPKGALLVGPPGTGKTLLAKATAGESGVPFLSISGSDFMEMFVGVGPARVRSLFQEARQCAPSIIFIDEIDAIGRARGRGGFSGGHDERESTLNQLLVEMDGFATTSGVVVLAGTNRPDILDKALLRPGRFDRQITIDKPDIKGRDQIFRIYLSKLKLDHEAAFYSQRLAALTPGFAGADIANVCNEAALIAARNESTIITMQHFESAIDRVIGGLEKKNKVISKLERRTVAYHESGHAVAGWFLEHAEPLLKVTIVPRGTAALGFAQYVPNENLLMTKEQLFDVTCMTLGGRAAEQVLIGKISTGAQNDLEKVTKMTYAQVAVYGFSDKVGLLSFPQREDGFEMSKPYSSKTAAIIDSEVREWVSKAYERTVQLIEEHKEHVAKIAELLLEKEVLHQEDLVRVLGERPFKSLEPTNYDRFKQGFEEENKETKNNPENKTVEDNGSSSPVEPEVVPV from the exons ATGATGCTTTCACGTATTGGTCGCTCGCTGTCTAAGTCTTCTCGGTCCAATATTCACAAA GGACTTGTTTATGGTGGTGGATATGGCGTGAGGTCAGCGGTGCTGGATGAAGTGGCAACACGTGGCGCGTGCATTACACGTGTTGATGGCGGGTTAAGGTTTGTGAGAACCTATTTGACGTCTATTGGAAGTGGAAAGCAGGGGTTGAGTAAGGCTAATTTGTCGGAACTCGATTCCGTTTTTGCAAATCATAGGCTGCGGAGGTTTTTCTGTAGCGAAGGGCCAAAAAGAAGAA ACTATGAGAACTATTATCCAAAGGACAGGAAAGAAGTTCCCAAAGGGAATAATCAAAAGGCAGAGTCGGGCAAAG AGGAAGGTGCAGGTGAACAAGGAAATCCTCAGGAGAATTTCGTGAAGCTTAATTACAATTTACTAACACCCTTGTTATTTATTGGGTTTATTCTGTCATCTATCCTCTTATCTCCTCGAGAGCAGCAGGAG ATTAGTTTCCAAGAGTTCAAAAACAAGCTACTTGAAGCTGGTCTTGTTGATAGAATTGTTGTTTCTAACAAATCTGTGGCCAAAGTTTATGTGAGGAGCTCTGCACCTGGTCCTATTCAAATTGGTAATGACACTATTCAAGGTCCTACAACTGGTAGAAATGATACAAGAAACGCAAGCCACTTCAAATATTATTTTAACATAGGGAGTGTTGAGTCATTCGAGGAGAAGCTTGAAGAAGCACAGGAGGCATTAGGAATAGATCCTCATAATTATGTTCCTGTTACGTATGTTGATGAGTTGAATTGGTTCCAAGAAGTGATGAGGTTTGGTCCAACAGTGTTGATTCTTGCCGTCCTTTATTTTATGGGACGAAGAGTGCAGGGTGGAATAGGTGTCGGAGGCCCTGGTGGAAAAGGTGCTCGTGGAATATTTAACATTGGTAAAGCACATTTCACGAAAATGGATAAAAATGCCAAGAATAAG GTCTTCTTCAAAGATGTGGCTGGATGTGACGAGGCAAAGCAAGAAATCATGGAGTTCGTCCACTTCCTTAAAAACCCCAAGAAATATGAGCAGTTGGGAGCCAAAATACCCAAGGGTGCTCTTCTAGTGGGTCCTCCTGGGACTGGAAAGACACTTCTTGCCAAAGCTACAGCTGGAGAGTCTGGTGTACCTTTTCTCTCTATATCTGGGTCAGATTTTATGGAGATGTTTGTTGGTGTTGGACCAGCCAGAGTTAGGAGCTTATTTCAGGAGGCACGACAGTGTGCGCCTAGTATAATTTTCATTGATGAGATTGATGCCATTGGTCGAGCAAGAGGGCGGGGTGGCTTTTCTGGAGGACATGATGAACGTGAAAGCACTTTAAATCAACTGCTTGTTGAAATGGACGGTTTTGCAACCACATCAGGTGTGGTTGTACTTGCTGGCACAAATAGACCTGATATATTAGACAAAGCCTTGTTAAGACCCGGTCGATTTGATCGTCAAATTACCATAGACAAACCAGACATAAAAGGCCGTGATCAGATATTCCGGATCTATTTGAGCAAGTTGAAACTTGACCACGAGGCAGCCTTTTATTCACAGAGGCTTGCTGCTCTAACACCAGGATTTGCCGGAGCAGACATTGCAAATGTTTGTAATGAAGCTGCTTTAATTGCCGCAAGGAATGAGAGCACAATAATTACAATGCAACATTTTGAGTCAGCAATAGACAGGGTAATTGGAGGTCTCGAAAAGAAGAATAAG GTCATAAGCAAGCTAGAGAGGCGGACAGTTGCCTACCATGAATCTGGTCATGCTGTTGCTGGTTGGTTCTTGGAACATGCAGAACCATTACTAAAAGTGACAATTGTTCCTCGTGGTACTGCAGCCTTGGGATTTGCTCAGTATGTTCCAAATGAAAATCTTTTAATGACTAAGGAACAACTATTTGATGTGACTTGCATGACTCTTGGAGGTCGAGCTGCTGAGCAG GTTTTGATTGGGAAGATCTCGACTGGTGCACAAAATGATTTGGAGAAAGTCACAAAAATGACGTATGCCCAGGTGGCAGTCTATGGTTTCAGTGACAAGGTTGGTCTTCTTTCTTTCCCACAAAGAGAAGATGGATTTGAGATGTCAAAGCCTTACAGTAGCAAGACAGCAGCAATTATCGACAGTGAAGTTAGAGAATGGGTCTCCAAGGCCTATGAACGTACTGTTCAACTTATAGAGGAGCACAAGGAACATGTGGCTAAGATTGCAGAGTTACTACTTGAAAAAGAGGTCCTTCATCAAGAAGATCTGGTCCGGGTACTGGGTGAACGACCATTCAAGAGCCTTGAGCCTACGAACTACGATAGATTCAAGCAAGGATTTGAAGAAgagaacaaagaaaccaaaaaTAACCCTGAAAATAAGACTGTAGAAGATAATGGATCATCATCGCCTGTCGAACCTGAGGTTGTCCCAGTATAG